CCCGCACCGTCCAATCATGCATCAGCTCCCGTAGTCCAAACTGCGCCCAAACCCACAGCGCCGCGCTCCCCCCCAGCACCCATCTCCACCCATAACGCACACCCACCGCCAGCGCAATCGGCGTCAGAAACATGAAGATCACATACATCGGCAGAATATCCAGCAGCGGAGGGCAGTAGATCAGCAGCACTCCGCCCAGGATCGCCACCTTCGGATGAGCCAGGTAAAAGTTGATCAGGTTGTAGATCGCCGGCCGATGGGTCTTAGCCGCAAATAAAGCCGCAATCGTAAACGCGAATGCCAGCATCAGCAGGTGATACCCGTAGATCTTCAGCGTTCGTCGCCAAAGCCTCGCAATCACCCCAGACACATCCTCTAAAGCGTCTCGCAGATACACCGTGCCCACCAGCATCGCCGAAAGAAACACAAATCCCTCCGCCGACGACACAAATCCAACCGGCTGATTCACAAAGTCGCTGAAGTGCGTCGGCATGTGCGTGAACGTCATCCACACCAGGAACAGCCCCCGCAGCGCATCCAGCTCCGGCCTCCTCTGCGTCTTTGTACTACAGAGCGTCACTGGTAATCCCCTCGCTGGAAAAAGCGCATCTTCAGCATAGGCTACAAAGCCACCAGCAACGGAGTCGCGATTCGCTTCGTATGGACCAGCACTAAAACCCCTCTCGACTACTGAGAACAGACGTCCTGAACACGAGATCCGCTTCAGCCCTGCCGAAGATTCCAGACCGCCTTTTAGAGCCATCCGAAAGCACCAGCAAACGCAGAAAATAAAGACGAAGAGTCTTTACGAACTTCATCGAAATCCCTTATGCCTTCTTTACGAACGCAGTGCTGAAATATAGAAGTCGGCCGAAGCAACAACCGACAGGAGAGCTAGATGAACACGTTTCGTACCCGCAGACCGCTCCTGGTAAATGCCACCCAGTGCCTCCACCCCACCCTCATCCTCACCGACTCCGGCCAGCGCAAAGCCTATCCCGGCGACTGGATCATCGAAGGCGAAAACCGCGAGCGCTACATCGTCGACAACACCTTCTTCCAGCGCACCTTCGCCCCCATCGCATGGGAGTCCTCAAGCGAAGGCCGCCACTACGGCAGCTAACGGCGCTCCCGTCAGAAGTCCAAATTCCAACCCGAAATCACCAACCGGCCCCGGCCCACGATCCAAATGAGAAAAGCGCAGTGTCCTATGGCATTGTCCCCTGTACTGGAACCTCCGACCTCCCCGGTCCCCTTCCCACCAACCACCACCCTCCGCTGCGACCCCAAAACTATCTTTCTGCGAACCCGCAAAGCGCAGATACAAGACGCCCGCGCCATCCATCAACTGATCGACAGCTTCTCCCACGACGGCACCCTCCTTCCCCGCTCCTACGCTGAGATCTGCGCCAACATCCGCACCTTCACCATCGTCGAAACCCACACCCACCAGTTCCTCGGTTGTGCTGCCCTCCACATCTACGGCCCGCACCTCGCCGAGATTCGCTCAATCGTCGTTCGTCCTAACATCAAGGGCTGCGGAGCCGGCGGCCAGCTCGTCCACGAACTCCTGCGCCAGGCCAACGCCCGCGGCATCCAGTGCGTCTGCCTCTTCACCCGCATCCCCGGCTTCTTCGACCACTTCCACTTCGAAGTCGCCGACCGCCAAATCTTCCGTGAAAAAGTGTCGAAAGACTGCCAACACTGCGGGCGCCGCAACACCTGCGACGAGACCGCTATGGCTCTAGGCGAGCTTCCCGCCTCCCGAGATATGCCGGACAATGACCTCTTCCTGCCCCGGCTACGCTCCGAGTTCGTGCAACTCCAGCTCTGAGCGCATCCCCAGGAAGTGTCATTCAAGGCACCACCCCTACGCGTTACCCTTGCCGTCAATAGTTTTCGTCATGCATGATGGCGAACAACGTAATGGCCTGCGA
The nucleotide sequence above comes from Tunturibacter empetritectus. Encoded proteins:
- a CDS encoding GNAT family N-acetyltransferase, whose protein sequence is MALSPVLEPPTSPVPFPPTTTLRCDPKTIFLRTRKAQIQDARAIHQLIDSFSHDGTLLPRSYAEICANIRTFTIVETHTHQFLGCAALHIYGPHLAEIRSIVVRPNIKGCGAGGQLVHELLRQANARGIQCVCLFTRIPGFFDHFHFEVADRQIFREKVSKDCQHCGRRNTCDETAMALGELPASRDMPDNDLFLPRLRSEFVQLQL